The Longimicrobium sp. genome window below encodes:
- a CDS encoding GAF domain-containing protein — MYLRREEDRLPPAGADLGLAELAAAYLRETLRDFAPLGFPPPRAEPAAVGGAGATDARRREWRRRWRRLRLGEQVAGFAGELAEARSSDAVLDALATHAPRIVGAHVCLLFLPAPGGGPLRARREPRLEGSAEGLELDGAGAAGVLAPADAVRFPALAPLFAGAGAASLACAPFAGGAAVLVERRADRVYDEEDLELLRLLAGQAEAALERVRGLERVLARRLPAAREGEEGAGRAEAVLRLAESLARRGCAVAVAVVAVAGAAGPPEGDELHGAAEALRAAAGEDGVALHLGAGEFLLVMPGKSEAEAFASMAEVRAHVPAALSVRAAVAGRADGPCSLEELVARAAGAALA, encoded by the coding sequence ATGTACCTCCGCCGCGAAGAAGACCGCCTCCCCCCCGCGGGCGCCGACCTGGGGCTGGCCGAGCTGGCCGCCGCCTACCTGCGCGAGACGCTGCGCGACTTCGCGCCGCTCGGCTTCCCGCCCCCGCGCGCGGAGCCGGCCGCGGTGGGCGGCGCCGGCGCCACCGACGCCCGCCGGCGCGAGTGGCGGCGGCGCTGGCGGCGGCTGCGCCTGGGCGAGCAGGTGGCCGGCTTCGCGGGGGAGCTGGCCGAGGCGCGCTCGAGCGACGCGGTGCTGGACGCGCTCGCGACCCACGCGCCCCGCATCGTGGGCGCCCACGTCTGCCTCCTCTTCCTCCCCGCCCCGGGCGGCGGGCCGCTCCGGGCCCGGCGCGAGCCGCGGCTGGAGGGGTCCGCGGAAGGGCTGGAGCTGGACGGGGCCGGGGCCGCCGGGGTCCTCGCCCCCGCCGACGCGGTGCGCTTCCCGGCGCTCGCGCCGCTCTTCGCGGGCGCGGGGGCGGCCTCGCTGGCCTGCGCGCCCTTCGCGGGAGGCGCGGCGGTGCTGGTGGAGCGCCGCGCCGACCGCGTGTACGACGAGGAGGACCTGGAGCTGCTGCGCCTGCTGGCCGGCCAGGCCGAGGCGGCGCTGGAGCGCGTGCGCGGGCTGGAGCGCGTGCTGGCGCGGCGCCTTCCCGCGGCGCGCGAGGGCGAGGAGGGCGCCGGCCGCGCCGAGGCGGTGCTGCGCCTGGCCGAGTCGCTGGCGCGCCGCGGCTGCGCGGTGGCCGTGGCCGTGGTGGCGGTCGCCGGGGCGGCGGGGCCCCCCGAGGGCGACGAGCTGCACGGCGCGGCGGAGGCGCTCCGGGCCGCGGCGGGCGAAGACGGGGTGGCGCTGCACCTGGGCGCGGGCGAGTTCCTGCTCGTGATGCCGGGGAAGAGCGAGGCCGAGGCCTTCGCATCGATGGCCGAGGTCCGGGCGCACGTCCCCGCGGCGCTCTCGGTGCGCGCCGCCGTGGCCGGCCGCGCCGACGGCCCCTGCTCGCTGGAGGAGCTGGTGGCGCGCGCCGCCGGGGCCGCGCTGGCGTAA